A window of the Streptomyces luomodiensis genome harbors these coding sequences:
- a CDS encoding Rieske 2Fe-2S domain-containing protein, translating into MLTREQNERLVRTDRGTEMGTLLRRYWIPALLAEELPEPDCPPVRVKLLGERLIAFRDTEGRVGLLDELCSHRTASLFFGRNEEGGLRCAYHGWKYDVAGNCVDMPSEPPESRMCEKIKQPAYPCVERGGVIWTYMGPAELKPELPDLEWAGLPASRVFVSKRRQMTNFMQAMEGGIDSSHVSFAHRFNMDDDPMHAGTAGLAYLKADTRPKFEVVESDGGLLIGARRNAEDEQYYWRITQWIMPWYTIIPPFGTHNPLGAHAWVPIDDETCWAWSINYHPTRDLTEAELTAMRNGEGIHAKYIPGTYDTLANASNDYLIDRQAQKDKKSFSGVEGIAAQDFSLQESMGAIVDRTKERLGTSDAAIILARRRLLAAAETAAKGDPVPGDQGAHHRVRSASVLVPKSVPFQEGAADALVVRDGEDFVSI; encoded by the coding sequence ATGCTGACCCGAGAACAGAACGAGCGGCTCGTCCGCACCGACCGCGGCACCGAGATGGGCACCCTGCTCCGCCGCTACTGGATACCGGCCCTTCTCGCGGAGGAGCTGCCCGAGCCGGACTGCCCGCCGGTGCGCGTCAAGCTGCTGGGCGAACGGCTCATCGCCTTCCGCGACACCGAGGGGCGGGTCGGCCTCCTGGACGAGCTGTGCAGCCACCGCACCGCCTCCCTCTTCTTCGGCCGCAACGAGGAGGGCGGACTGCGCTGCGCCTACCACGGCTGGAAGTACGACGTGGCGGGCAACTGCGTCGACATGCCCTCCGAGCCGCCGGAGAGCCGCATGTGCGAGAAGATCAAGCAGCCTGCCTACCCGTGCGTCGAGCGGGGCGGTGTCATCTGGACCTACATGGGCCCCGCCGAGCTCAAGCCCGAGCTCCCGGACCTGGAGTGGGCGGGCCTGCCGGCGAGCAGGGTGTTCGTCTCCAAGCGCCGCCAGATGACCAACTTCATGCAGGCGATGGAGGGCGGTATCGACTCCAGCCACGTCTCCTTCGCCCACCGCTTCAACATGGACGACGACCCGATGCACGCCGGCACCGCCGGTCTCGCCTACCTGAAGGCCGACACCCGGCCGAAGTTCGAGGTGGTCGAGTCCGACGGCGGGCTCCTCATCGGCGCCCGGCGCAACGCGGAGGACGAGCAGTACTACTGGCGCATCACGCAGTGGATCATGCCCTGGTACACGATCATCCCGCCGTTCGGCACGCACAACCCGCTCGGCGCCCACGCCTGGGTTCCCATCGACGACGAGACCTGCTGGGCCTGGTCCATCAACTACCATCCCACCCGCGACCTCACCGAGGCGGAACTCACCGCGATGCGCAACGGCGAGGGCATCCACGCCAAGTACATCCCAGGCACGTACGACACCCTCGCCAACGCCTCCAACGACTACCTGATCGACCGCCAGGCGCAGAAGGACAAGAAGTCCTTCTCCGGTGTCGAGGGCATCGCCGCCCAGGACTTCTCCCTCCAGGAGAGCATGGGCGCCATCGTCGATCGCACCAAGGAACGCCTCGGCACCTCCGACGCCGCGATCATCCTCGCCCGCAGGCGCCTCCTCGCCGCCGCCGAGACCGCGGCCAAGGGCGACCCCGTCCCCGGCGACCAGGGCGCGCACCACCGCGTCCGCTCCGCCTCGGTGCTGGTGCCGAAGTCGGTTCCGTTCCAGGAGGGCGCCGCGGACGCGCTGGTGGTCCGCGACGGCGAAGACTTCGTCTCCATCTGA
- a CDS encoding zinc-dependent alcohol dehydrogenase, which yields MPTRSPRPGEGWLRVASSGICGTDVNLYAQGLAAPTVLGHHVAGTIAAVADEPGPRRWSGTVGQRVVVEEYLPCGTCRACLAGTYRLCPDTDLWGGGRRIGTIPADEEPGLYGGNAEYLLLPPNAVLHPLPGGLSDELAAWVLPYANALDWTVRAGGVTKGDRVIVLGPGYHGLAVTAAARWAGAHVVVAGLSRDRARLDIAELLGAHTVTADSGDELAASIQRVLGSDPADVVVDTVGPAPHVIAVAVDLLGQGGRLVLTTPKNPAHVPVDTTAMTRRNLTVTAVRGRRPEAIATALTSLADGTSRLQLVPSADTTLEGTGAMLGHLAAGTGPETPHVVVRPHAH from the coding sequence ATGCCGACGAGATCCCCGCGGCCCGGTGAGGGCTGGCTGCGCGTCGCGTCCTCCGGGATCTGCGGCACCGACGTCAACCTCTACGCACAGGGTCTGGCGGCCCCCACCGTCCTGGGCCACCACGTCGCCGGCACGATCGCGGCTGTCGCCGACGAGCCCGGCCCGCGCCGATGGTCGGGAACGGTGGGACAGCGCGTGGTGGTGGAGGAGTACCTGCCGTGCGGAACCTGCCGGGCCTGCCTGGCCGGCACGTACCGGCTGTGCCCCGACACCGATCTGTGGGGAGGTGGCCGGCGCATAGGAACCATCCCCGCCGACGAGGAACCCGGGCTCTACGGTGGCAACGCCGAGTACCTGCTGCTGCCGCCCAACGCGGTGCTGCACCCACTGCCCGGCGGCCTGTCCGACGAACTCGCCGCCTGGGTGCTTCCCTACGCCAACGCTCTCGACTGGACGGTCCGGGCGGGTGGCGTGACCAAGGGGGACCGTGTCATCGTGCTCGGCCCCGGCTACCACGGGCTGGCCGTCACCGCGGCTGCCCGCTGGGCCGGAGCGCACGTGGTCGTCGCGGGACTGAGCCGGGACCGCGCGCGGCTGGACATCGCCGAGCTGCTCGGCGCGCACACCGTCACCGCTGACTCCGGCGACGAACTCGCCGCGAGCATCCAGCGGGTGCTCGGGTCCGATCCCGCCGACGTCGTGGTCGACACCGTCGGACCCGCGCCGCACGTCATCGCCGTCGCTGTCGATCTCCTGGGACAAGGCGGCAGGCTCGTTCTCACCACTCCCAAGAACCCCGCCCACGTCCCCGTCGACACCACCGCCATGACCCGGCGCAACCTCACCGTCACCGCGGTCCGCGGCCGACGCCCCGAGGCGATCGCCACCGCGCTCACCTCCCTGGCCGACGGAACGTCCCGCCTCCAGCTCGTCCCCTCGGCCGACACCACGCTGGAGGGAACCGGCGCCATGCTCGGCCACCTCGCCGCCGGCACCGGCCCCGAGACCCCGCACGTCGTGGTGCGCCCCCACGCGCACTGA
- a CDS encoding Nramp family divalent metal transporter, which translates to MALSTEQAPERDIPPSTPRAVLSGGVVLGVLGPALVAATAYVDPGNFATNFGAGARFGYQLMWVVVAAGLMAMPVQYCAAKLGVVTGKSLPEVCAGRYRSWVRWPLWAQAELVAMATDLAEFIGAALGLRLLFGVPLFPAGLITAVAAFAVLGLQARGSRPFERAVTALLLLVVGGFGYQLLRSDPAPRDVFSGLVPAVPGGERLFLAVGIVGATVMPHAVYLHSALTARGAVARSRAECVGMLRGARWSVLAGLGLAGLVNAAMLMVAAAVLHDGSGGDGSSLEGVHAALAHGLGGTAALVFAVALLASGISSSAVGTYAGQVVMSGFVRLGIPLLLRRLITMAPSLAVLGLGIDGTTVLNASQVVLSFGIPCALVPLIAAARDRCLMGEFANSRTFTAVLVLIAVVITSLNALLVYQLWPR; encoded by the coding sequence GTGGCCCTCAGTACCGAGCAGGCGCCGGAGCGGGATATCCCGCCCTCGACGCCGCGGGCGGTGCTCTCGGGCGGTGTTGTCCTCGGGGTTCTCGGACCGGCGCTCGTGGCGGCGACCGCCTACGTCGATCCCGGCAACTTCGCCACGAACTTCGGCGCCGGGGCCCGGTTCGGATACCAGCTGATGTGGGTGGTGGTGGCGGCCGGTCTGATGGCGATGCCGGTGCAGTACTGCGCGGCCAAGCTCGGTGTGGTCACCGGCAAGTCGCTGCCGGAGGTGTGCGCCGGCCGGTACCGGTCCTGGGTCCGGTGGCCACTGTGGGCACAGGCGGAACTCGTCGCCATGGCGACCGACTTGGCCGAGTTCATCGGCGCCGCGTTGGGACTGCGTCTGCTGTTCGGAGTGCCGCTGTTCCCGGCCGGACTCATCACGGCCGTGGCGGCCTTCGCCGTGCTGGGGTTGCAGGCGCGGGGGAGCAGGCCCTTCGAGCGTGCTGTCACCGCGCTCCTGCTGCTGGTCGTCGGCGGATTCGGCTATCAGTTGCTGCGTTCGGATCCGGCCCCCCGGGATGTCTTCTCGGGACTGGTACCGGCTGTCCCCGGCGGAGAGCGGCTCTTCCTCGCGGTGGGAATCGTCGGCGCGACCGTCATGCCCCATGCGGTGTATCTGCATTCGGCGCTGACGGCCAGGGGCGCTGTCGCTCGCAGCCGCGCCGAGTGCGTCGGCATGCTGCGTGGCGCACGCTGGTCCGTGCTGGCCGGCCTCGGGCTGGCCGGCCTGGTGAACGCGGCGATGCTGATGGTGGCCGCCGCGGTGCTCCACGACGGCTCGGGCGGGGACGGGTCTTCTCTCGAAGGGGTCCACGCGGCGCTGGCGCACGGGCTCGGGGGCACGGCCGCCCTGGTCTTCGCCGTCGCGCTGCTGGCCTCCGGGATCTCCTCGTCCGCTGTCGGCACCTATGCCGGGCAGGTGGTGATGTCCGGATTCGTACGGCTCGGCATCCCCTTGCTGCTCCGACGCCTGATCACGATGGCACCGTCTCTGGCGGTTCTCGGCCTGGGGATCGACGGCACCACGGTGTTGAACGCGAGCCAGGTGGTCCTGAGTTTCGGCATCCCCTGCGCGCTGGTGCCGCTGATCGCAGCGGCGCGCGATCGGTGCCTCATGGGGGAGTTCGCCAACTCCCGGACGTTCACAGCGGTCCTGGTGCTCATCGCCGTGGTCATCACCAGCCTGAACGCGCTGCTGGTCTACCAGCTGTGGCCACGTTGA
- a CDS encoding aldehyde dehydrogenase family protein encodes MTAARQISQAATQDASREDGAGWDPLIRPLNPTTLAPLPEIQPTTADELDAVASSAAAGLRTWAADPRRRSRVMRDWAEALRADAGELSADLVAETGKPITEARAEVAAAADALEYNAGLTRIHLGTAGSLPDGSVSHVVREPVGPSLFLVPWNWPVLLLLRDIAPALAAGVTCIVKPSPQTSHVTTRVLRLGRRAGLPEEVVQVVYGDVAVAQHLLHDPRMRAVAFTGSTKVGEAVLRSTADRMLRPLLELGGKNAAVVLPDADLDSALPTLARAAVITAGQMCMACSRLLVHRSVHREAVGAVRDTLRAMRLGDPAKDATEIGPLVSPAHAASVMGHIDGVRGQAGVSGGELVHPDGIAGHAVTPAVVDDPDRDAAIIHTDVFGPVLTIEPFDNEEDAVTRANVTRYGLVAAVWTGDPGRALRVAARLEAGTVWVNGWNTSYPDAPGGGMKSSGLGRVRGIHGVAQFTETKHIHLPVG; translated from the coding sequence GTGACCGCGGCACGGCAGATATCGCAGGCCGCGACGCAGGACGCTTCGAGGGAGGACGGAGCCGGCTGGGATCCCCTCATCCGGCCGCTCAACCCCACCACCTTGGCCCCTCTCCCGGAGATCCAGCCCACGACCGCGGACGAACTGGACGCCGTGGCGTCATCGGCCGCGGCGGGCCTTCGGACCTGGGCCGCGGACCCCAGACGACGCTCGCGCGTCATGCGCGACTGGGCGGAGGCGCTACGGGCCGACGCCGGGGAGCTGAGTGCGGATCTCGTCGCGGAGACGGGCAAGCCGATCACCGAGGCGCGGGCCGAGGTGGCCGCTGCCGCGGACGCCCTGGAGTACAACGCGGGTCTGACCCGTATCCACCTCGGCACAGCCGGCAGCCTGCCCGACGGCAGCGTCAGCCACGTGGTGCGCGAACCGGTCGGACCGAGCCTCTTCCTGGTCCCGTGGAACTGGCCCGTGCTGCTCCTGCTCCGTGACATCGCCCCCGCTCTCGCGGCCGGTGTGACGTGCATCGTCAAGCCCTCCCCGCAGACCAGCCACGTCACCACACGCGTACTGAGGCTCGGCCGCCGTGCCGGTCTGCCCGAGGAGGTGGTGCAGGTGGTCTACGGCGATGTGGCGGTCGCGCAGCACCTGCTCCACGATCCCCGCATGCGGGCCGTGGCATTCACCGGCTCCACCAAGGTGGGCGAGGCCGTCCTGAGGTCGACGGCGGACCGTATGCTGCGGCCGCTGCTCGAACTCGGAGGCAAGAACGCCGCAGTCGTCCTGCCCGACGCCGACCTCGACTCCGCCCTGCCGACACTGGCCCGTGCGGCCGTCATCACCGCGGGGCAGATGTGCATGGCCTGCTCACGGCTGTTGGTCCACCGTTCCGTGCACCGTGAGGCGGTCGGCGCGGTCCGGGATACCCTCCGGGCCATGCGGCTCGGTGATCCCGCGAAGGATGCCACCGAGATCGGCCCCCTCGTCTCGCCCGCTCACGCCGCATCGGTCATGGGGCACATCGATGGTGTGCGAGGGCAGGCAGGTGTCAGCGGCGGGGAACTCGTCCACCCCGACGGGATCGCGGGCCATGCGGTGACGCCGGCCGTCGTCGACGACCCTGACCGCGACGCGGCGATCATCCACACCGACGTCTTCGGCCCGGTGCTGACCATCGAGCCCTTCGACAACGAGGAAGACGCCGTCACACGTGCCAACGTGACGCGCTACGGCCTCGTCGCCGCGGTGTGGACCGGTGACCCCGGACGCGCCCTGCGGGTTGCCGCACGGCTGGAGGCCGGAACCGTCTGGGTCAACGGATGGAACACGTCGTACCCCGACGCGCCGGGTGGCGGCATGAAGTCCTCGGGGCTGGGCCGGGTCCGCGGCATCCACGGTGTCGCGCAGTTCACGGAGACCAAGCACATCCATCTGCCCGTCGGCTAG
- a CDS encoding amidohydrolase family protein, with amino-acid sequence MTTTHQPKPLPTQEITTRTHTADILANARRDTDRYGLDKVFICDVDSHHAELNSWKDIISYVEDPVLRDIAQQMMIHRPQAGQLALSNYKAGLALQDAGARIPHQSGLAESVPDTGDARDVELVRRAMDAMSIDVQVVFPQPMLEIGLHPEKGIAVQLMKAYNRWFVENVLPKDPRIKTMLGLPFEDPQASLETIREFGDHPDVLGFLVTSQRHAGVHRNEYMPLYAELEERGLPIGFHAGPTWEDSMTSTMNRFLSVHAMSFVTCNMTHLTNWIVNGIPERFPRLKTIWIESGLAWLPFMMQRLDHEYLMRQSEAPLLRRLPSDYMRQMYYTSQPIEITDMALLESTFNAMNAKDTLLYSSDWPHWDFDVPGRIMGIPFLDEQAKLNILGGNARKVFDL; translated from the coding sequence ATGACCACGACCCACCAGCCCAAGCCACTTCCCACGCAGGAAATCACCACCCGCACGCACACGGCGGACATCCTGGCCAACGCCCGCCGCGACACCGATCGCTACGGGCTCGACAAGGTCTTCATCTGCGATGTCGACTCGCACCACGCGGAGCTGAACTCCTGGAAGGACATCATCTCCTACGTCGAGGACCCCGTCCTGCGCGACATCGCGCAACAGATGATGATCCACCGCCCGCAGGCGGGGCAGCTCGCCCTGAGCAACTACAAGGCCGGACTTGCCCTCCAGGACGCCGGTGCGCGCATTCCGCACCAGTCGGGTCTCGCGGAGTCGGTACCGGACACCGGCGACGCCCGTGATGTCGAGCTGGTGCGCCGGGCGATGGACGCGATGAGCATCGACGTCCAGGTGGTCTTCCCCCAGCCGATGCTGGAGATCGGACTGCACCCCGAGAAGGGTATCGCCGTGCAGCTGATGAAGGCCTACAACCGGTGGTTCGTCGAGAACGTCCTGCCGAAGGACCCCAGGATCAAGACCATGCTCGGTCTTCCCTTCGAGGACCCGCAGGCGTCCCTGGAGACCATCCGCGAGTTCGGGGACCACCCGGACGTCCTGGGCTTCCTCGTGACCAGTCAACGGCACGCGGGCGTGCACCGCAACGAGTACATGCCGCTGTACGCCGAGCTGGAGGAGCGGGGCCTGCCCATCGGCTTCCACGCCGGCCCGACGTGGGAGGACTCCATGACCTCCACGATGAACCGGTTCCTGTCCGTCCACGCCATGTCGTTCGTCACCTGCAACATGACGCACCTGACCAACTGGATCGTCAACGGCATCCCGGAACGGTTCCCCCGCCTGAAGACCATCTGGATCGAGAGCGGGCTCGCCTGGCTCCCGTTCATGATGCAGCGCCTGGACCACGAGTACCTGATGCGGCAGTCCGAGGCGCCCCTGCTGCGCCGGCTCCCCAGCGACTACATGCGGCAGATGTACTACACCTCGCAGCCCATCGAGATCACGGACATGGCGCTGCTGGAATCCACCTTCAACGCCATGAACGCCAAGGACACCCTGCTCTACTCCTCGGACTGGCCGCACTGGGACTTCGACGTCCCCGGTCGCATCATGGGCATTCCCTTCCTCGATGAGCAGGCGAAGCTGAACATCCTCGGTGGCAACGCCCGGAAGGTCTTCGACCTGTGA
- a CDS encoding Rieske (2Fe-2S) protein, with amino-acid sequence MTVNTEKSREAWTLVARSDDVAEGGRQVIELGNDVQIGLFRFKGKLYAYENLCPHQSGPACQGRMVDGVRERIEEGGRSAGLAFDKDDPHIVCPWHGFEYRLTTGEHAGVPSIRLRGFGVREEGGDIHVAL; translated from the coding sequence ATGACCGTGAACACCGAGAAGTCCAGGGAAGCGTGGACCCTGGTCGCCCGCAGCGACGATGTCGCGGAGGGCGGACGGCAGGTGATCGAGCTCGGCAACGACGTGCAGATCGGCCTGTTCCGCTTCAAAGGAAAGCTCTACGCATACGAGAACCTCTGCCCGCACCAGAGTGGACCCGCCTGTCAGGGGCGCATGGTCGACGGAGTGCGGGAGCGCATCGAAGAAGGAGGCCGCAGCGCCGGTCTGGCCTTCGACAAGGACGACCCCCACATCGTCTGTCCGTGGCACGGCTTCGAATACCGGCTCACGACCGGCGAACACGCCGGCGTGCCGTCCATCCGCCTGCGCGGCTTCGGCGTCCGTGAGGAAGGGGGCGACATCCATGTCGCTCTCTGA
- a CDS encoding IclR family transcriptional regulator: MAASKAGADSGRRALELLFAFTEQRPVASVRQLAEDLGIPVPTAHRYVALLRDMGLIEERERGQYHLTMRVAALSRAARQATPLVHIAEPYMRELSEQIEETVLLVRMVHGLPVCIHRVETLRPFRLSFETGQNMPPLRGASVRLLIGSLPETERERYVDQALATGTPPPVHGRETFLDEIRRAVEQGWDVSQEEIDEGVWAASAPIKEGTLTRAALSAPCPAFRLDDARRAAVLDQVRKAADRISQALTS, encoded by the coding sequence TTGGCAGCCTCCAAGGCGGGCGCGGACAGTGGGCGCAGGGCACTTGAGCTCCTGTTCGCCTTCACGGAACAGCGCCCGGTGGCCTCGGTCCGGCAACTCGCCGAGGACCTGGGGATCCCCGTCCCCACGGCGCACCGCTACGTGGCATTGCTGCGCGACATGGGTCTGATCGAAGAACGCGAACGCGGCCAATACCACCTGACCATGCGCGTGGCCGCGCTCAGCCGGGCCGCTCGCCAGGCCACCCCTCTGGTCCACATCGCCGAGCCGTACATGCGTGAACTGTCCGAGCAGATCGAAGAGACCGTGCTGCTCGTCCGCATGGTCCACGGCCTGCCGGTGTGCATTCACCGGGTGGAGACCCTGCGGCCGTTCCGTCTGTCCTTCGAAACCGGACAGAACATGCCCCCGCTCCGCGGCGCCAGCGTCCGCCTCCTGATCGGCAGCCTCCCGGAGACGGAACGCGAGCGCTACGTCGACCAGGCCCTCGCCACCGGAACCCCACCGCCGGTGCACGGTCGCGAGACGTTCCTCGACGAGATCCGGCGCGCCGTCGAACAGGGCTGGGACGTCAGCCAGGAAGAAATCGACGAGGGCGTATGGGCCGCCTCCGCCCCGATCAAGGAAGGCACGCTCACCAGGGCCGCACTCTCCGCACCGTGCCCGGCCTTCCGCCTCGACGACGCCCGCCGCGCGGCCGTTCTCGACCAGGTCCGTAAAGCAGCCGATCGCATCTCTCAGGCCCTCACCAGCTGA
- a CDS encoding FBP domain-containing protein, whose amino-acid sequence MKPLTEQEIRAAFVNCTKGEAKRLSVPRDLADRPWDDLDYLGWRDPQAHDRAYLVTALDGRPVALTLRCPGPASWQARRSMCSMCLTAHTGGVSLMVAPKAGKARQQGNSVGAYICSDLACSLYVRGKKDAGVGARPQESLTLEEKIQRTAANVAAFLAKVTA is encoded by the coding sequence ATGAAGCCGCTGACCGAACAAGAGATCCGTGCCGCGTTCGTGAACTGCACCAAGGGTGAGGCGAAGCGCCTGTCCGTCCCGCGTGACCTGGCCGACCGGCCCTGGGACGACCTGGACTACCTCGGCTGGCGGGACCCTCAGGCCCACGACCGCGCCTACCTCGTCACCGCACTGGACGGCCGCCCGGTCGCCCTCACGCTGCGCTGCCCCGGTCCCGCCTCCTGGCAGGCACGGCGCAGCATGTGCTCGATGTGCCTGACCGCGCACACGGGCGGCGTCTCCTTGATGGTCGCGCCGAAGGCGGGGAAGGCCCGGCAGCAGGGCAACTCGGTCGGCGCCTACATCTGTAGCGACCTCGCCTGTTCGCTGTATGTGCGCGGCAAGAAGGACGCGGGCGTCGGCGCCCGCCCCCAGGAGTCGCTCACCCTGGAGGAGAAGATCCAGCGGACGGCGGCGAACGTCGCCGCCTTCCTCGCCAAGGTGACCGCCTGA
- a CDS encoding TetR/AcrR family transcriptional regulator — MARVGLTAERLTRAGAELADEVGFDQVTVSALARRFDVKVASLYSHLKNSQDLKTRIALLALEELADRAADALAGRAGKDALIAFGCVYRDYAREHPGRYAAAQFRLDPETAAASAGGRHSQMTRAILRGYDLTEPDQTHAVRLLGSVFHGYVSLEMAGGFSHSAPDSEESWSRTLDALDALLRNWPAP; from the coding sequence ATGGCACGGGTGGGACTGACCGCGGAACGCCTGACCCGGGCGGGTGCGGAACTGGCCGACGAGGTCGGCTTCGACCAGGTGACCGTCTCGGCGCTGGCCAGGCGGTTCGACGTCAAGGTCGCGAGCCTCTACTCGCATCTGAAGAACTCCCAGGACCTCAAGACCAGGATCGCCCTGCTCGCCCTGGAGGAGCTCGCCGACCGGGCCGCCGACGCCCTGGCCGGGCGGGCCGGCAAGGACGCTCTGATCGCCTTCGGATGCGTCTACCGGGACTACGCCCGGGAGCATCCCGGCCGCTACGCCGCGGCCCAGTTCAGGCTCGACCCGGAAACGGCGGCGGCCAGTGCCGGTGGCCGGCACTCCCAGATGACGCGGGCGATCCTGCGCGGCTACGACCTGACGGAGCCGGACCAGACGCATGCGGTCCGGCTGCTGGGCAGCGTCTTCCACGGCTACGTCAGCCTGGAGATGGCCGGCGGGTTCAGCCACAGCGCCCCCGACAGCGAGGAAAGCTGGTCGCGGACCCTGGACGCACTCGACGCCCTGCTGCGGAACTGGCCCGCACCCTGA
- a CDS encoding GDSL-type esterase/lipase family protein, protein MHTTEHHWITTPITADILRGALDLERTAHGLLPHRLPAWARAQCADGQLAMAEAQPSGVRLVFRTRATVVELDTLPTKRVYVGAPPRPDGVYDLLIDGRLTAQSTVTGGNAVTIDLATGSAEHHSGPAGTLRFADLPEGVKDVEIWLPHNETTELLALRTDAPVEPVPDRGRKVWLHHGSSISHGSDAASPTAIWPALAASLGGVELINLGLGGSALLDPFTARTMRDTPADLISIKIGINLVNADLMRLRAFGPAVHGFLDTIREGHPTTPLLVVSPILCPIHEDTPGPAAFDVSALGAGKLRFLATGAPAERAAGKLTLGVIRDELSRIVKQRAAADPHLHYLDGRDLYGEADAAELPLPDDIHPDAATHRRIGERFATLAFAADGPFADHSA, encoded by the coding sequence ATGCACACCACCGAGCACCACTGGATCACCACCCCCATCACCGCCGACATCCTGCGCGGCGCCCTCGACCTGGAGCGCACCGCGCACGGACTGCTGCCGCACCGGCTGCCCGCATGGGCGCGCGCCCAGTGCGCCGACGGCCAGCTCGCCATGGCGGAGGCCCAGCCGTCCGGCGTACGGCTGGTCTTCCGGACCCGGGCCACCGTCGTCGAACTGGACACGCTGCCCACCAAGCGGGTCTACGTGGGCGCCCCGCCCCGCCCGGACGGCGTCTACGACCTGCTGATCGATGGCCGTCTGACCGCCCAGTCCACGGTGACCGGCGGCAACGCCGTGACCATCGACCTGGCCACCGGCAGCGCCGAGCACCACTCCGGCCCGGCCGGCACCCTCCGCTTCGCCGACCTGCCCGAGGGCGTCAAGGACGTCGAGATCTGGCTGCCGCACAACGAGACCACCGAACTCCTCGCCCTGCGCACCGACGCTCCGGTCGAGCCCGTACCGGACCGGGGCCGCAAGGTGTGGCTGCACCACGGCAGTTCGATCAGCCATGGCTCCGACGCCGCGAGCCCCACCGCCATCTGGCCCGCGCTCGCCGCCTCCCTCGGCGGCGTCGAACTGATCAACCTCGGCCTGGGCGGCAGCGCCCTGCTCGACCCGTTCACCGCACGGACGATGCGGGACACCCCCGCCGACCTGATCAGCATCAAGATCGGCATCAATCTGGTCAACGCCGACCTGATGCGGCTGCGCGCCTTCGGCCCGGCGGTACACGGCTTCCTCGACACGATCCGCGAGGGGCATCCCACCACACCGCTGCTGGTCGTCTCCCCCATCCTGTGCCCCATCCATGAGGACACACCCGGCCCCGCGGCCTTCGACGTCAGCGCGCTCGGCGCCGGAAAGCTGCGGTTCCTGGCCACCGGCGCCCCCGCCGAGCGCGCCGCCGGAAAGCTGACGCTGGGCGTCATCCGGGATGAGCTGTCCCGGATCGTCAAGCAGCGGGCGGCGGCCGACCCCCACCTCCACTACCTCGACGGCCGCGACCTCTACGGCGAGGCCGACGCCGCCGAGCTGCCGCTGCCCGACGACATCCACCCGGACGCGGCCACCCACCGCCGTATCGGGGAACGCTTCGCCACGCTGGCCTTCGCCGCCGATGGCCCGTTCGCGGACCACAGCGCCTGA